The genomic interval CAAAAAATATTTATATGATGTAAGTAATCCGAAAGTTCAGATTATTAGTGCAACTGAAGATAATGCATACCCAGGTACTAAAATGCACCGTACGATGGTTCTGCTAGAGACTGAAGGATATGAGAAACCTTTGTTGTTAGATATTTTTCAAGTGGATGCTAAAATAGCTAATCAATATGATTTGCCTTTTTACTATTTAGGTCAAATGATGTCTGCTAATTTTAAATATGAAATGCCAAAAACATTGGAGCCATTAGGAAAATCATTTGGTTACCAACATTTATGGAAAGAGGGAATTGGAAAAGCTACGGATGAAAACACAAAATTTTCTTGGCTATACGGAGGAAGTTTTTACACCATGACTTGGGCAACAAGTCCTGATGATGAGCTGTTGTTAGTTAGATTGGGTGCAAATGATCCCAATTTTAATTTACGAAGAGATGCGGGGATTATTATCCGTAGAAAGAATACTCAGAAAACTACATTCGTCAATGTTATAGAAGCACATGGAAGTTACAGTCCAGTGACGGAGAATGCAATAAATGCTTTTAGTTCGATTACCAATGTGGAATTGGTATATGAAGATGAAAATTATGTGGGGGTATCCATCAAAAATAAAAACGAAACCGTTAGTTTGTTTATCTTAGCAACTACGAATAGTTCTGCAACACAAAAGCACAAATTAGAAATAAAAGAGAAAACCTATACATGGGTTGGAGCACATTATAGTTCAACAATTAAATAAATTAGTATGCAAAGTTTTGGAGCAAGTAAAGAGTTTTTGTTAGGAGATGACATTAAGTGGGAAGTAGTAGGTGAAGGTGTGAAACGTAAAATCATGGGTTATGATGATACCATCATGCTTGTAAACGTAGATTTTAAAAAAGGAAGTATTGGCCCTTTGCATGAGCATTACCATGCACAAGTAACGTATGTTGTAAGTGGAGAGTTTGAAGTTACTATTGGTGATGACAAAAAATTGCTAAAAGGCGGAGATTGTTTTTACATTCCTCCTCATGTATTGCATGGCGCATTATGTTTAGCAGATGGTATTTTGATTGATGTTTTCAGTCCAATACGTGAAGACTTTATGAATAAAGAACATTATTAGTAGGGATTAAATATATTATTGGTTTAGGTTGACCGCAAAGCATTTATTTAAATGTTTTGCGGTTTTTTTGTGAAATAGTTTTATGTAAACACTTGTTTATTGGCTTATTAGGCCTTTTTTTTAGCTAATATAAAAAATAAACTCTCTTTAATTTTTTTTAGTAGAAATTTGTCTCTATATTTGGTTCTCCAAATTGGTTTACCAAATCGGTAAGGTTGTTAAAAATGGTTTTTTAGACTAACAATATTTCAAATAATATTATTAAAAATGAGTTTACAATTTTCAAAAATAGCACTTCTTGGTTTGTTTACTATTACGGCTGTTGGTTACGGTCAAGATAAAAAAGCAAAGAAAAACAAGGTTAATATTGATTTGTCACATTGGACCTTGACTACACCAGCTGAGGATCCTAATAAACCTGGCAAAACACTTAATTTGGGCTATCCTGAGATATTAGATTTTGCTACAAATGAATTGACTAATAAATATATGTATGAAGATCCAAAGGATAAATCTATTGCGTTTTATGCTTTTCCTTCGGGAACTTCTACTGCCAATAGTAGTTATTCTAGAACTGAATTAAGAGAAACGATGGAGACTGGAAGTAATAAGGTGAACTGGACTTTTGCTCAAGGAGGAAAAATGAAAGCAACTTACGCCATTGAGGATATTTCTAAAGAAGTAGATGGGAAGTACAGTCGTGTGATTGTTGCTCAAATTCACGGAGTATTGACTGATGAACAACGAGACTTGATTGGGCAAAAAGATAATAATGCAGCTCCAATTTTGAAAATTTACTGGGATAAAGGAAAAATTCGTGTAAAAACCAAAGTACTTAAAGATCTAAATGCACCATATAAAGATATGCTTTCTGATCATGCTTGGGGTGATGATGAAGGAAGGAATTTTAAAGAGAAAGTAGATTTAAACACAAAGTTTACTTTAGAAGTTAAAGTTTCTGAAGGTAGATTAGAAGTGATTCTAAATGGCTCAGAGTCTTTTGTTTATGATGATATTAACATGAAAAAATGGGGAGTATTTGAGAATTATTTCAAAGCAGGGAATTATTTTCAATCTAAAAATGCAAACTCTTTTGCTAAAGTAAAGATTTATAATTTAGAAGTGTCTCATTAGGAATTAGTTAGCTTTTAAGTTTTATTGTGTCCTTTTTGATTTTCGTGTTGTTTTTTTAATTATTTTTACAAACCAATCTGGTTTACCAGACATAAAACGTAAATAAAATGAAGTTAGAAGTAATCACTAAAAAAGATAATAAAGAATCACTAAATGCAATTATAGCTAAAATAAGAGATTATATTAATTATAAAAATTTAGAACCACAAGATAAACTTCCTTCAGAGCGAATGTTGTCTGAAAAGTTTGGGGTGAGTAGAGGTAGTGTTCGTGATGCTATCCAGAAATTAGAATTTTACGGAATACTAAAATCAATTCCTCAAAGCGGAACTTTTGTGGCTAATATTGGAAAAATAGCTATCAACGGCATAATAGATGATATTTTGAGATTAGGAGTATCAGATTTTAGATCATTAGTAGAAACTAGAATTTTGCTTGAATTAAAAACAGTGCGTTTGGCTGCTACAAGGCGAACAGAGGAGGATTTAGTAAACATCAAAGCTGCTTTAGATGCTTATGCTGATAAAGTACATACGGGTGAAGATGCTGTTCAGGAAGATTTAATATTTCATTTAGCGATTGCTAAAGCTAGTGGAAATAGTACAATTAACAACATGATGTTAATTATAACTCCTGAAATATTGACCAATTTTGAAAAGTATCATGTGTGTGATAAAAGTGGAAATGAAGGTCTTGATAGGATTAATGATCATACAGAGGTTTACGACGCCATTGTTGCTCAAAATCCACAATTAGCTAAACAGAAAATGAAACAACATTTCAAAGCATTATATGAATATTGTTATAATGTATAAGAATAATAGATAGGAATAAAAGTTCTAAAAGTACTCAGGTTCCAAAGTACTTTTAGAACTTAAAAAACAACTCTTTTTTTTAAATTAATACAATTTCGCCTAATTGAAAAATATAGGTAAGGGTAACTTTTGGCTTTTTTTAAATTAAAAATAAAGCTAAAAAAAAAACGGTAATATTATGAAAGTAAAAGGATTAAGATGGTGGATTATTACATTAATCTGTTTAGCCACAGTAATTAATTACATCGACAGAACTGCATTTGGAATTATGTGGCCAGAGATGGGTAAAGATTTGGGAATGGACGAAGCTGATTATGCTATTATGCTAAACATCTTTATGATAACATATGCAGCAGGAAAGTTTTTGTCGGGTAAATTATATGATATAATAGGAACTCGTTTAGGTTTTACTGTTTCTATTATACTATGGTCTGTAGCTTCTATTTTTCATGCTTTTGCTAGAGGGTTATTTTCACTTACTCTTTTTAGAGGACTTTTAGGACTTGGTGAAGCAGGGAATTGGCCAGGGGCTGTAAAAAGTAATGGGGAATGGTTTCCAGTGAAACAAAGAGCTATTGCACAAGGTATTTTTAATGCTGGAGCTTCGTTAGGAAGTGTAATCGCTCCCGTTCTTATTGCTTTTTTATACGGAGCATATGGATGGAGAATGACTTATATTATCATTGGTGCGATTGGAGTTTTATGGGTTATTCCATGGTTGTTTATTAATAAATCAACACCAGATAAACATCCTTGGATTACTGAGGAAGAATTGAAACTTATTGAAGCGAGTAGTAATGTTAATGATAGTAACGTTACTAAAGAAAAAGGTTTGAGTGTTATGAATATTTTAAAACACAGAGAATCATGGGGTGTACTTGTGGGTAGTTTTTTCATAGAACCTA from Flavobacterium ovatum carries:
- a CDS encoding cupin domain-containing protein; this encodes MQSFGASKEFLLGDDIKWEVVGEGVKRKIMGYDDTIMLVNVDFKKGSIGPLHEHYHAQVTYVVSGEFEVTIGDDKKLLKGGDCFYIPPHVLHGALCLADGILIDVFSPIREDFMNKEHY
- a CDS encoding polysaccharide lyase family 7 protein, yielding MSLQFSKIALLGLFTITAVGYGQDKKAKKNKVNIDLSHWTLTTPAEDPNKPGKTLNLGYPEILDFATNELTNKYMYEDPKDKSIAFYAFPSGTSTANSSYSRTELRETMETGSNKVNWTFAQGGKMKATYAIEDISKEVDGKYSRVIVAQIHGVLTDEQRDLIGQKDNNAAPILKIYWDKGKIRVKTKVLKDLNAPYKDMLSDHAWGDDEGRNFKEKVDLNTKFTLEVKVSEGRLEVILNGSESFVYDDINMKKWGVFENYFKAGNYFQSKNANSFAKVKIYNLEVSH
- a CDS encoding FadR/GntR family transcriptional regulator, with amino-acid sequence MKLEVITKKDNKESLNAIIAKIRDYINYKNLEPQDKLPSERMLSEKFGVSRGSVRDAIQKLEFYGILKSIPQSGTFVANIGKIAINGIIDDILRLGVSDFRSLVETRILLELKTVRLAATRRTEEDLVNIKAALDAYADKVHTGEDAVQEDLIFHLAIAKASGNSTINNMMLIITPEILTNFEKYHVCDKSGNEGLDRINDHTEVYDAIVAQNPQLAKQKMKQHFKALYEYCYNV
- a CDS encoding MFS transporter — protein: MKVKGLRWWIITLICLATVINYIDRTAFGIMWPEMGKDLGMDEADYAIMLNIFMITYAAGKFLSGKLYDIIGTRLGFTVSIILWSVASIFHAFARGLFSLTLFRGLLGLGEAGNWPGAVKSNGEWFPVKQRAIAQGIFNAGASLGSVIAPVLIAFLYGAYGWRMTYIIIGAIGVLWVIPWLFINKSTPDKHPWITEEELKLIEASSNVNDSNVTKEKGLSVMNILKHRESWGVLVGSFFIEPIWWLFVGWMPLYLHSKYGFSIVEIGSTIWISYLGGMAGSIIGGWYCGKLIETKSVDAARKITIGIGCALILMGLLGIIFLVDGDSAMSFIYIVALVLFGFQFAIGNLQTLSSDLFKGPSVGTLAGLAGSVGAVSVIIMNWLIPKITTVSYTPAFIIIAVLAPLTIGSIMFLIKKIQPVA